The following DNA comes from Streptomyces pristinaespiralis.
ACGCGTCCCAGCGCTCCGGGGTGAGCATCAGCGGCATCCGGGGGTGGATGTCCGCCAGCGAACCGGGCCCCTCCGCCGGCGCGACCCCCAGCGGCCCGGTCTCCGCCTCCGTGGTGATCACGGAACACGTCGCCCACCACGCCTGCGGGTGGTCGTCGGGCAGGGTGCGGTCGCGCCAGAACTCGTAGAGCCCCGCCATCGCGAACACCGACCCGTCGGCGGGCGTGACGAAGTACGGCTGCTTCCGCGGCCGCTTCTTCTTGCCCTCGACCTCCAGCTGCCGTTCGCCGGAGCCGGTCACCCACTCGTAATAACCGTCGGCGGGCAGGATGCAGCGCCGGGTGAGGAAGGGCCGGCGGAAGGACGGCTTGTCGTGCACCGTCTCCGCCCGCGCGTTGATCATCCGCGCCGCGCCCTCCGGCGACTTCGACCACGAAGGCACCAGCCCCCACTTCAGCGTGCGCAGCTGGCGAACCGGAGCGCGGTCGCCTGCGTCCTTCAGAGGGCGTTCGAGAATCGCGTAGACCTCTTTGGTGGGCGCCACGTTCCAGTCGGGTTCCAGGGTCTCCTTCGGCTCCCACTTCTCGACCTCGAAGATTCCTACGAGGTCCTCCGGCCTACGACTCGCTGCATACCGTCCGCACATAGGTGCCACACTGCCACTTCCGTACGCCGTCCGAGGGAGCCGCCCGCGAAATGGTCACCACATACGCCGGCGCCGCAAGCGCGTCACTCACCGACCTGTGGGACCGCGTCTTCGGCACCCAGACCGCTCCGGAGGCGTGGCTCGTCGCCGTCACCGGGCTGGTGTCGCTCGCCGCGGTCATGCCGAACTTTCTGTGGCGTCTGACACGTAACGCCGTCACGATCGCCCACGAGGGCGGCCACGGACTTGTGGCACTGCTCACGGGACGCCGGCTCCAGGGCATCCGGCTGCACTCGGACACCAGCGGTCTGACCGTCAGCCGCGGCAGGCCGAGCGGCATCGGGATGGTCCTGACGGCCGCCGCGGGCTACACGGCGGCCCCGCTGCTCGGCCTGGGCGGCGCATGGCTGCTCGCCGCGCACCACATCACGCTGTTGCTGTGGCTGGCGACCGCCCTGCTGCTGGCGCTGCTCGTCATGGTGCGCAATGCGTACGGGGTGCTGACGGTCACGGTCACCGGGGCGGCGTTCCTGCTCGTCTCGTGGCTGACGGGGCCGGCCGTGCAGTCCGTCTTCGCCTACACCGCCGTCTGGTTCATGCTGCTCGGCGGGGTCCGGCCGGTCTTCGAGCTCCAGTCCAAGCGGCGCTACGGCGGTGCGCCCGACTCGGACGCCGACCAGCTCGCAGGACTCACCCATGTGCCAGCGGCGATCTGGTTGTTCTTCTTCCACGCGGTGTCCATCTGCTCGCTGATCGGCGGGGGCCGCTGGCTGCTCGGCCTGTGAGACTCCGGCCGCCACCCCGCCTACCACCTCTCCGTTACGCCCTGGTTTCCACATATTTGATCAAGATCTGGGTTCGCGCAGAGCCACTAAAGTGAGGGCCATGACCGAAAGCGCCGTGCAGCCCGCCCTCTGGCCCGCCCCCCTTGCGACCGGAGCCGTCGAAGCGACGGTCACCGTGCCCGGTTCGAAATCCGTCACCAATCGCGCCCTGGTGCTTGCGGCGCTGGCCGCCGAGCCGGGCTGGCTGCGCCGCCCGCTGCGCTCGCGCGACACCCTGCTGATGTCCGCGGCCCTGCAGGCGATGGGCGTGGGCATCGAGGAGACGGTCTCTTCGAGCACCGCGGGCGGTTCGGCCGACGAGGCCGTCGGCGGAGCCGGCGAGGCATGGCGCGTGATCCCCTCCGGCCTGCACGGACCGGCCACCGTCGACGTCGGCAACGCGGGCACCGTGATGCGCTTCCTGCCGCCCGTCGCCGCCCTGGCCGACGGTCCGATCCGCTTCGACGGCGACCCTCGTTCGTACGAGCGCCCGCTGAACGGCGTCATCGACGCGCTGCGGACCCTCGGCGCCCGCATCGACGACGACGGCCGCGGTTCGCTGCCCATGACCGTGCACGGCGGCGGCGCCCTGGAGGGCGGGCCGGTACGGATCGACGCCTCCTCGTCGTCCCAGTTCGTCTCCGCGCTGCTGCTGTCCGCCCCGCGCTTCAACCAGGGCGTGGAGGTGCGGCACGTCGGCGGCCGGCTCCCGTCCATGCCCCACATCCGGATGACCGTGGACATGCTGCGCGCCGTGGGCGCGCAGGTGGACGAGCCGGAGACCGGCGGCGAGCCCGACGTCTGGCGGGTGTCCCACAGCGCGCTCCTCGGTCGCGACCTGACGATCGAACCCGATCTGTCCAACGCCCAGCCGTTCCTTGCGGCGGCGCTGGTGACCGGCGGCCGGGTGACGATCCCCGACTGGCCCGAGCGCACCACCCAGCCCGGTGACGCGCTGCGCGAGATCTTCACCGAAATGGGCGGTTCCTGCGAACTGACGACGACGCCGAACGGAACGGCCCTGGTCTTCACCGGCAGCGGTCGC
Coding sequences within:
- a CDS encoding SOS response-associated peptidase yields the protein MCGRYAASRRPEDLVGIFEVEKWEPKETLEPDWNVAPTKEVYAILERPLKDAGDRAPVRQLRTLKWGLVPSWSKSPEGAARMINARAETVHDKPSFRRPFLTRRCILPADGYYEWVTGSGERQLEVEGKKKRPRKQPYFVTPADGSVFAMAGLYEFWRDRTLPDDHPQAWWATCSVITTEAETGPLGVAPAEGPGSLADIHPRMPLMLTPERWDAWLDPARTDLEELRSLLEPPPGGLMRAYPVTTAVSNVRNNGPELLEELPAPEEATLF
- a CDS encoding M50 family metallopeptidase; protein product: MVTTYAGAASASLTDLWDRVFGTQTAPEAWLVAVTGLVSLAAVMPNFLWRLTRNAVTIAHEGGHGLVALLTGRRLQGIRLHSDTSGLTVSRGRPSGIGMVLTAAAGYTAAPLLGLGGAWLLAAHHITLLLWLATALLLALLVMVRNAYGVLTVTVTGAAFLLVSWLTGPAVQSVFAYTAVWFMLLGGVRPVFELQSKRRYGGAPDSDADQLAGLTHVPAAIWLFFFHAVSICSLIGGGRWLLGL
- the aroA gene encoding 3-phosphoshikimate 1-carboxyvinyltransferase, whose amino-acid sequence is MTESAVQPALWPAPLATGAVEATVTVPGSKSVTNRALVLAALAAEPGWLRRPLRSRDTLLMSAALQAMGVGIEETVSSSTAGGSADEAVGGAGEAWRVIPSGLHGPATVDVGNAGTVMRFLPPVAALADGPIRFDGDPRSYERPLNGVIDALRTLGARIDDDGRGSLPMTVHGGGALEGGPVRIDASSSSQFVSALLLSAPRFNQGVEVRHVGGRLPSMPHIRMTVDMLRAVGAQVDEPETGGEPDVWRVSHSALLGRDLTIEPDLSNAQPFLAAALVTGGRVTIPDWPERTTQPGDALREIFTEMGGSCELTTTPNGTALVFTGSGRIHGIDVDLGEVGELTPGIAAVAALADSPSTLRGVAHLRLHETDRLAALTKEINELGGDVTETEDGLHIRPRPLHGGVFRTYDDHRMATAGSVIGLAVDGVQIENVATTAKTLPDFPRMWAEMLEA